In one Cloacibacillus porcorum genomic region, the following are encoded:
- the mprF gene encoding bifunctional lysylphosphatidylglycerol flippase/synthetase MprF, producing MKKTLEKVKKLLPFIGIMLFAFAIYTLHKELAHMSFRDLRKAFALIPISGVFFGLLVAAVNYVILSFNDMYSAHEIGVRLPYPKVGVISFVSNAIGFNLGASAISGGAVRYRLFSTLGLDGGQVGHIVALNQISLFFGPCLVAAPAFFFAPDTIFAHFGWPQYVRYLIALCCALAPALALCAGAAAAHGHVFAVKGIKISLPRPRALLFKFMIGFLDVTTASLVLYSVLPDHSAPLLIFVSAFVVSMMAGTLSQVPGGLGVFDVTLIMLLSPFYRHADMLSAILLYRFIYYIIPFVCATVILFAVELSGRLSRYFGRLEAFLPDAAAVWTFMAGIWLLLSTAAPIFSGGWSRLGALLPLPLFEASHFIKSVAGTFLLFLAWGLAKRLKSAWTVTLLTLSVSLIFSLPNDITPFRDSFFLLLLIVLLFSRRSFYRLSFFSAPDLKWSMAILAAVGAVIWWGFFAYRHVEYANDLWWTFAFDSAAPRFLRAAAGMSFAALLIFLLLWLRPSRPAIAQPSAAEVKALVAGSYASDAALALLGDKKFFMSQDRKSAVIYSPAGSFWISMGDPIGKKEGMAELIWDFCEEADRRGANAAFYEAGSEWLEVYRDAGLNAAPIGEDARVDISTITSSLDGARWRKIRSIKKHMEGEELTYSLINGDKRDKMLPKLRGISDEWLRKVYGTEKGFSLGFFDEDYLKNFPIAVALKEGEPLAFCSLWLGGGDEFSVDLMRYTDGAPRDIMSWLFIETMIWGCGHGYKYFRLGMAPLSNLDPQNSLWERMGNFIYQHGEHFYNFKGLRQYKEKFQPEWQPRYIVYKDRAALPLLASQLVRLISKKHAAGGR from the coding sequence ATGAAGAAAACGTTAGAAAAGGTCAAAAAGTTATTACCCTTTATCGGGATCATGCTCTTTGCCTTTGCCATATATACTCTGCATAAAGAACTTGCGCATATGTCCTTCCGTGATCTGCGGAAGGCCTTTGCCCTGATACCGATTTCGGGGGTGTTTTTCGGATTATTGGTCGCGGCGGTGAATTATGTAATTCTCTCCTTTAACGACATGTATTCTGCTCATGAGATAGGCGTAAGGCTCCCCTACCCCAAGGTTGGCGTGATCTCCTTTGTAAGCAATGCCATCGGCTTCAACCTTGGAGCCTCCGCCATCTCCGGCGGGGCGGTCAGATATCGTCTCTTTTCCACTCTTGGACTGGACGGCGGGCAGGTGGGGCATATCGTGGCGCTCAACCAGATATCGCTCTTCTTTGGCCCCTGTCTGGTCGCCGCACCGGCCTTTTTCTTCGCCCCGGACACGATCTTTGCGCACTTTGGATGGCCGCAGTATGTCCGCTATCTCATCGCCCTCTGCTGCGCCCTGGCTCCGGCCCTCGCCCTTTGCGCTGGCGCGGCCGCCGCGCACGGACATGTTTTTGCCGTCAAGGGGATAAAGATTTCTCTGCCGCGTCCGCGCGCGCTGCTTTTCAAGTTTATGATAGGTTTTCTTGACGTTACTACGGCATCCCTTGTGCTCTACTCCGTGCTGCCAGATCACAGCGCGCCGCTTCTTATTTTCGTCTCGGCCTTTGTCGTTTCTATGATGGCCGGAACGCTGAGCCAGGTACCGGGAGGTCTGGGGGTATTCGACGTTACGCTGATAATGCTGCTTTCGCCGTTTTACCGTCACGCCGATATGCTGAGCGCAATCCTCCTCTATAGGTTTATCTATTATATAATCCCATTTGTCTGCGCGACGGTGATACTCTTTGCGGTCGAATTGAGCGGAAGGCTCTCCCGCTACTTCGGCAGACTGGAGGCTTTTCTTCCCGACGCCGCCGCAGTATGGACCTTCATGGCCGGCATCTGGCTGCTTCTCTCCACCGCCGCGCCGATCTTCAGCGGCGGCTGGAGCAGGCTGGGGGCCCTGCTGCCCCTGCCTCTGTTTGAGGCCTCGCACTTTATCAAGAGCGTGGCCGGCACCTTCCTCCTCTTCCTGGCCTGGGGGCTCGCAAAGCGGCTCAAATCGGCGTGGACGGTGACTCTGCTGACTCTCTCCGTGTCGCTGATATTTTCGCTGCCAAACGATATCACTCCCTTCCGGGATTCATTTTTCCTGCTGCTGCTGATCGTGCTTCTCTTTTCACGGCGCAGCTTTTACCGGCTCTCCTTTTTCTCCGCACCTGACTTGAAATGGAGCATGGCAATCCTCGCCGCTGTCGGAGCCGTCATTTGGTGGGGATTTTTTGCCTATCGCCACGTCGAGTATGCGAATGACCTCTGGTGGACCTTCGCCTTTGATTCAGCAGCCCCCCGTTTTCTGCGCGCCGCCGCAGGAATGTCCTTCGCCGCGCTGCTGATATTCCTCTTGCTCTGGCTGCGGCCGTCGCGTCCAGCCATCGCGCAGCCCTCTGCCGCCGAAGTAAAGGCGCTTGTCGCCGGTTCCTACGCGTCGGACGCCGCCCTGGCGCTGCTTGGAGATAAAAAGTTTTTTATGTCGCAGGACAGGAAATCCGCGGTCATCTATTCTCCCGCAGGCTCTTTCTGGATCTCTATGGGAGATCCCATCGGCAAAAAGGAGGGCATGGCCGAGCTTATCTGGGACTTCTGTGAAGAGGCGGACCGCCGCGGCGCAAACGCCGCCTTTTACGAGGCTGGCAGTGAATGGCTTGAAGTTTACCGCGACGCCGGACTTAACGCCGCGCCGATCGGCGAAGACGCCCGCGTGGATATCTCCACGATCACCAGCTCGCTGGACGGGGCGCGGTGGAGAAAGATCCGCAGCATAAAAAAGCATATGGAGGGCGAGGAGCTCACCTACAGCCTTATCAACGGCGATAAGCGTGATAAGATGCTGCCGAAGCTGCGTGGAATATCAGATGAATGGCTCAGAAAGGTATACGGCACGGAAAAGGGCTTCTCTCTCGGTTTCTTTGATGAGGACTATCTGAAAAATTTCCCGATAGCAGTTGCTTTGAAGGAAGGGGAACCGCTTGCCTTCTGCAGCCTGTGGCTTGGCGGCGGCGACGAATTTTCCGTAGATTTGATGAGATATACCGACGGCGCCCCGCGTGACATTATGAGTTGGCTCTTTATTGAGACGATGATCTGGGGCTGCGGTCATGGCTATAAATATTTCCGCCTCGGCATGGCCCCTCTCTCAAACCTTGACCCGCAGAATTCTCTCTGGGAGCGCATGGGCAACTTTATCTACCAGCACGGGGAACATTTCTACAATTTTAAGGGGCTGAGGCAGTATAAGGAAAAATTCCAGCCTGAGTGGCAGCCGCGCTACATAGTCTATAAAGACAGGGCGGCCCTGCCGCTGCTTGCCTCACAGCTGGTAAGGCTGATATCAAAGAAACACGCCGCCGGCGGCAGATAA
- a CDS encoding Rqc2 family fibronectin-binding protein — MSFGPELIWIWSRELGVCRGRRVQRVDGGNNSVVISFGASELLLSWGAQNCGVVLISQKERKSLLSSVTQTPPITNALRSHLTGAELTAVEQLRRDRILKFTFQKTVGAGFIAKRCLIIEIMERFSNILLTDEEENIIETAKHIHPADNSFRTVLPGLPYHLPPAFEGVALEDWLAAPDEASIQRIAGFGKPLLKALSEAGAERAVGLLGRFYNDGDISHFIPQKLGRYVTSLPELLPEAVPLGEACTGRLIALAPLRDVAFEARRRRAVQLIEKEIIRRERQQADIEALLSDSRAELYRRYGELIVVNLWQIRHNASEVELKGYDGEEIVQKVPLDPRLSPSQNAARYFAKYKKITAAQERAAALLTSVRDELDDHREALALAGSIGDTESLSMLEEELGLAKTPVQRRGGRKREPQLPPHRRFEFERAIIFAGLSSKGNRYVTFKLALSDDLWFHAQGVPGSHVILRTLTALSEEELTELKDFCASLAVYYSKAREAPRQRVDYTRRRYVSPIRGGEANVTYKEFSTLTASPDSWQRFLEGRQTDGQAKL, encoded by the coding sequence TTGTCGTTCGGACCGGAACTGATATGGATTTGGAGCAGGGAACTTGGCGTCTGCCGCGGCAGGCGTGTGCAGCGGGTGGACGGCGGTAACAATTCCGTTGTGATCTCATTCGGCGCGTCGGAGCTGCTTTTGTCGTGGGGAGCACAGAATTGCGGCGTGGTTTTGATCTCGCAGAAGGAGCGAAAGTCGCTCCTCTCCTCCGTAACGCAGACGCCACCGATAACGAACGCGCTGCGCAGCCACCTGACAGGAGCCGAACTTACCGCCGTCGAACAGCTGCGCCGCGACCGCATATTAAAATTTACCTTTCAGAAAACAGTTGGCGCGGGCTTCATCGCCAAGCGTTGTCTTATAATTGAGATAATGGAACGTTTTAGTAATATTCTTCTCACTGATGAGGAAGAAAATATTATCGAGACCGCCAAACACATTCATCCCGCGGACAACAGTTTCCGCACAGTCCTGCCGGGGCTCCCCTACCATCTGCCGCCGGCCTTCGAGGGGGTTGCGCTTGAAGATTGGCTTGCCGCGCCGGACGAAGCGTCCATTCAGAGGATCGCCGGGTTTGGGAAGCCGCTGCTTAAGGCCCTCTCCGAAGCCGGAGCAGAAAGGGCCGTCGGCTTATTGGGCCGTTTTTATAACGACGGCGACATCTCTCATTTCATTCCACAAAAGCTGGGCCGGTATGTCACCTCTCTGCCGGAGTTGCTGCCTGAGGCTGTGCCGCTCGGCGAAGCCTGCACCGGCAGGCTGATCGCGCTTGCTCCTCTGCGCGACGTCGCCTTTGAGGCGCGCCGCAGGCGTGCCGTCCAGCTCATTGAGAAAGAGATCATACGCAGGGAACGCCAACAGGCGGATATAGAGGCGCTGCTCTCCGACAGCCGCGCGGAGCTTTACCGCCGGTATGGAGAGCTGATCGTCGTGAATCTCTGGCAGATACGGCATAACGCCTCCGAGGTCGAGCTTAAGGGATATGACGGCGAGGAGATCGTCCAAAAGGTACCGCTTGACCCGAGGCTCTCTCCCTCGCAGAACGCGGCGCGCTATTTTGCGAAATACAAGAAGATAACGGCGGCGCAGGAGCGCGCGGCGGCGCTGCTGACTTCCGTCAGAGATGAGCTTGACGATCATCGCGAAGCGCTTGCTCTCGCCGGTTCCATCGGCGATACGGAATCTCTTTCGATGCTGGAAGAGGAGCTTGGACTTGCCAAGACGCCGGTTCAGAGGCGCGGAGGCAGGAAGAGGGAGCCGCAGCTGCCGCCGCACCGGCGCTTTGAGTTCGAGAGGGCCATTATCTTCGCCGGCCTCTCCTCAAAGGGTAACCGATATGTCACCTTCAAGCTGGCTCTATCCGATGACCTCTGGTTCCACGCGCAGGGGGTGCCGGGCTCTCATGTCATTTTGAGAACGCTCACGGCGCTCTCCGAGGAGGAACTTACGGAGCTCAAAGATTTCTGCGCTTCGCTCGCGGTGTATTACAGCAAAGCGCGCGAAGCGCCGCGTCAGCGTGTTGACTATACGCGGCGGAGATATGTCAGCCCAATCCGCGGCGGGGAGGCCAACGTCACTTATAAGGAATTTTCCACGCTGACGGCGTCTCCCGACAGCTGGCAGCGCTTTTTGGAAGGCCGCCAAACCGACGGCCAGGCAAAGCTATAG
- a CDS encoding RluA family pseudouridine synthase: MCSTPSSTDREYINEEGEGLLAAPSSSAVQNFAVGAELAGHRLDFVISRLLGVSRGYAQKLIKEGHASLTPARRVKPAVKVAEGDSLAVEIPPAETLDLEPQDIDFETVYDDEDLIVVNKPAGLVVHPAPGHWSGTLVHGLLFRYPDLGTLNGVRRPGIVHRLDATTSGLMVVARNGLAQEGLFKDFKERRIRKEYLALCYGTTPSERGSVKYPIDRDPYNRLRMACVEDGREAWTDYERLWHVNNYSLVKCILHSGRTHQIRVHMQAVRAPLVGDRLYAPSRQSPFGPERLFLHSWRLGFRHPRSGKEMLFTQPLPRELADYLKKVRTGAA; this comes from the coding sequence ATGTGCTCAACGCCCAGTAGTACAGACAGGGAATATATCAACGAAGAGGGGGAGGGGCTGCTTGCCGCCCCCTCTTCTTCTGCCGTGCAGAATTTTGCGGTCGGGGCGGAGCTGGCCGGACACCGGCTGGACTTTGTCATTTCGCGTCTTCTCGGAGTGAGCCGCGGCTATGCGCAGAAGCTTATAAAAGAGGGGCACGCTTCCTTGACGCCCGCGCGCCGCGTGAAGCCCGCCGTGAAGGTGGCGGAGGGCGATTCTCTGGCGGTGGAGATTCCGCCGGCGGAGACGCTTGATCTTGAGCCGCAGGATATTGATTTCGAAACTGTCTATGACGACGAAGACCTGATCGTCGTCAACAAGCCGGCGGGGTTGGTCGTGCACCCCGCGCCGGGACATTGGAGCGGCACGCTCGTACATGGGCTGCTCTTCCGCTATCCCGATCTCGGTACGCTGAACGGCGTCCGGCGTCCGGGGATAGTCCACCGGCTCGACGCGACCACCTCTGGGCTGATGGTGGTTGCGCGGAACGGGCTCGCGCAGGAGGGACTCTTCAAGGATTTCAAAGAGAGGCGGATCAGAAAAGAGTACCTCGCCCTCTGCTACGGCACGACACCCTCCGAGCGCGGCTCCGTCAAATATCCGATCGACCGCGATCCCTATAACCGTCTGCGCATGGCCTGCGTTGAGGACGGGCGGGAGGCCTGGACTGACTATGAGAGGCTCTGGCACGTAAATAACTACTCCCTCGTAAAGTGCATCCTTCACAGCGGCCGTACGCACCAAATACGGGTACATATGCAGGCGGTCAGGGCCCCGCTGGTGGGAGACCGCCTTTACGCGCCCTCCAGGCAGTCGCCGTTCGGCCCCGAACGCCTCTTTCTTCACTCGTGGAGGCTGGGCTTCCGGCACCCGCGCAGCGGCAAAGAGATGCTCTTTACGCAGCCGCTGCCGCGTGAGCTTGCCGATTATCTAAAAAAAGTGAGGACGGGAGCGGCTTAA
- the ileS gene encoding isoleucine--tRNA ligase, translated as MANDYKDTLFLPKTDFPMRANLSQREPEFLKFWYDIDVYGELKKKNKDKPSFILHDGPPYANASIHIGTATNKILKDFVVKYKWQRGYFSPYVPGYDTHGLPIELKVLKEQSLNKDDIDPVELREKCAAYARSFADIQTGQFKRLGVIGDWDHPYMTLVPAYEATQIEGFAEMVDKGLVYKGRKAIYWCTDCQTALAAAEIEYADETSPSIFVAYKYTDAAKVFPELAGKDVEVIIWTTTPWTLPASMAVAVHPRYDYGFYQVGDKIYLIAQGLKAEVERATQLEFGEPILSCKGEKLENTLAQHPFYDRVTPFVLADYVTLDSGTGCVHTAPGHGTEDYETGVRYGLEIYNPVDETGHYYKETPIFGGMSLAEGEKKVFELLGESKRLLGRLKITHSYPHCWRCKKPVIFRATDQWFVSVADFRDEALKCIDEVKWVPDWGKDRITNMVRDRSDWCISRQRTWGVPIPAFYCEDCGEVILTGDRVRRVADKIREHGSNCWWTMTPEELIGDLAVCPKCGHTHLRKDSDIMDVWFDSGTSHSAVLDNWEDLSWPADMYLEGSDQHRGWFQTSLLNSVATRGTAPYRTVLTHGFIMGPDGQKMSKSLGNVMKPENIIDKNGADILRLWVASSDYRGDVRISEEIFRNLIESYRRIRNTARFLLANLAGFDPAKDMLPHDELAPVDQYIMLKLERLRTRVTTGFDEYEFHQPMTLIHQFCDNELSSFYIDVSKDKLYADAKEAKSRRSIRTVMWQVLRAVTQMMSSVLSFTAEEIWQKMRDMDPTLPQSVLLADWPCSLAEGIDPAVEGEWDMLMLARQGVLRGLESARGKGVIGHPLDADVQIKLSDYYKPLAGRISDETWENVLIVSSCRVVDEISGAEIVYDDETTGLRIGVNRSSAEKCPRCWKRRPEVAEKGLCDRCRDVLNAQ; from the coding sequence ATGGCGAACGATTATAAGGATACCCTGTTTCTTCCCAAGACCGATTTTCCCATGCGCGCCAATCTGTCGCAGCGGGAGCCGGAATTTCTGAAGTTCTGGTACGATATTGACGTTTACGGCGAACTCAAGAAAAAGAATAAGGACAAGCCCTCCTTCATTCTGCACGACGGGCCTCCCTACGCGAACGCCAGCATCCATATCGGTACGGCGACAAACAAGATATTAAAAGACTTCGTCGTGAAATATAAATGGCAGCGCGGCTATTTCTCCCCCTATGTGCCGGGCTACGACACGCACGGGCTTCCCATCGAGCTCAAAGTACTCAAGGAGCAGAGCCTCAACAAAGACGATATCGATCCGGTAGAGCTTCGTGAGAAGTGTGCCGCCTATGCCCGTTCGTTCGCCGACATACAGACGGGGCAGTTCAAACGCCTCGGCGTCATCGGAGACTGGGACCACCCCTACATGACGCTCGTTCCCGCCTACGAGGCGACGCAGATTGAAGGCTTTGCGGAGATGGTCGACAAGGGGCTGGTCTATAAGGGACGCAAGGCGATCTACTGGTGCACCGACTGCCAGACGGCGCTCGCTGCGGCGGAGATCGAATACGCGGACGAGACCTCGCCCTCAATATTCGTCGCCTATAAATACACCGACGCGGCGAAGGTATTCCCCGAGCTCGCCGGTAAGGATGTAGAGGTCATTATCTGGACCACGACGCCTTGGACGCTGCCAGCTTCAATGGCGGTGGCCGTCCATCCGCGCTACGATTACGGCTTCTATCAGGTCGGCGATAAGATATACCTCATCGCGCAGGGACTCAAGGCCGAGGTGGAGAGGGCGACGCAGCTTGAATTCGGCGAGCCGATACTCTCCTGCAAGGGCGAAAAGCTCGAGAATACGCTCGCGCAGCATCCCTTCTACGACCGCGTTACGCCTTTCGTCCTCGCCGACTACGTCACGCTCGACTCCGGTACGGGCTGCGTTCACACCGCGCCTGGCCACGGTACGGAAGACTACGAGACCGGCGTGCGTTATGGCTTAGAGATCTATAACCCCGTTGACGAGACGGGACACTACTATAAAGAGACGCCGATATTCGGCGGCATGTCACTCGCGGAGGGTGAGAAAAAGGTCTTTGAGCTGCTCGGCGAATCAAAGCGCCTGCTTGGCAGGCTCAAAATCACCCACTCCTACCCGCATTGCTGGCGCTGCAAGAAGCCGGTAATCTTCCGCGCCACCGATCAGTGGTTCGTCTCCGTCGCCGACTTCCGCGACGAGGCGCTCAAGTGTATCGACGAGGTGAAATGGGTCCCAGACTGGGGCAAGGACCGCATCACGAATATGGTGCGTGACCGTTCCGACTGGTGCATCAGCCGCCAGCGCACCTGGGGCGTGCCTATCCCCGCCTTTTACTGTGAGGACTGCGGCGAGGTCATCCTGACGGGAGACCGCGTGCGCCGCGTGGCCGATAAGATCCGCGAGCACGGCAGCAACTGCTGGTGGACGATGACGCCCGAAGAGCTCATCGGAGACCTCGCGGTCTGCCCTAAGTGCGGACATACCCACCTGCGCAAGGACTCCGACATAATGGACGTATGGTTCGATTCCGGCACGAGCCACTCGGCGGTGCTCGACAACTGGGAGGATCTCAGCTGGCCCGCGGATATGTACCTTGAGGGGAGCGATCAGCACCGCGGCTGGTTCCAGACCTCGCTGCTCAACAGCGTGGCGACGCGCGGCACGGCCCCCTACCGTACGGTCCTCACACACGGCTTCATCATGGGGCCGGACGGGCAGAAGATGTCAAAATCCCTCGGCAACGTAATGAAGCCGGAGAATATCATCGATAAGAACGGCGCGGACATCCTCCGCCTCTGGGTAGCCTCCTCCGATTACCGCGGCGACGTGCGTATCTCGGAAGAGATATTCCGCAACCTTATCGAGTCATACAGAAGGATACGCAACACGGCGCGCTTCCTGCTCGCGAACCTCGCGGGCTTCGACCCGGCGAAGGACATGCTCCCGCATGACGAGCTTGCTCCCGTCGACCAGTACATAATGCTGAAGCTAGAGCGTCTGCGTACGCGCGTAACGACTGGATTTGACGAGTACGAGTTCCACCAGCCGATGACGCTTATTCACCAGTTCTGCGACAACGAACTTTCGTCGTTCTACATCGACGTGAGCAAGGATAAGCTCTACGCCGACGCCAAAGAGGCGAAGAGCCGCCGCTCGATTCGCACTGTCATGTGGCAGGTGCTGCGGGCGGTGACGCAGATGATGTCCTCCGTACTCTCCTTCACGGCGGAAGAGATATGGCAGAAGATGCGCGATATGGACCCGACGCTGCCGCAGAGCGTACTGCTCGCGGACTGGCCCTGCAGCCTTGCCGAGGGTATAGACCCCGCGGTTGAAGGGGAGTGGGACATGCTGATGCTGGCCCGCCAGGGTGTGCTGCGCGGCCTGGAATCGGCGCGCGGCAAGGGAGTTATCGGCCACCCGCTCGACGCGGACGTGCAGATAAAACTCAGCGACTACTACAAACCGCTTGCCGGCAGGATCAGTGATGAAACGTGGGAGAATGTCCTCATCGTCTCCTCCTGCAGGGTAGTTGACGAGATAAGCGGCGCGGAGATCGTCTATGACGACGAGACTACGGGGCTGCGTATCGGCGTCAACCGCTCGTCCGCTGAAAAGTGCCCGCGTTGCTGGAAGAGACGTCCTGAAGTGGCGGAAAAGGGCCTCTGCGACCGCTGCCGCGATGTGCTCAACGCCCAGTAG
- a CDS encoding diacylglycerol kinase, producing MEQWKNKGLFAKTIYSLNGLRTAFLTEKAIRHESLGVVVAVSLALFMERGWSDVLCVFLASLFPMTVELINTAVERIIDTHFGPAYREEVRIQKDTLSAAVFLSLIIGYGLCIRIIFFK from the coding sequence GTGGAACAGTGGAAAAATAAGGGACTTTTTGCAAAAACTATCTATTCTCTGAACGGCCTGCGGACCGCCTTTCTGACAGAAAAGGCTATTCGCCACGAAAGCTTGGGGGTGGTCGTCGCCGTAAGCCTCGCGCTCTTTATGGAACGCGGCTGGAGCGACGTCCTATGCGTCTTTCTCGCCTCACTCTTTCCGATGACCGTTGAGCTGATAAACACGGCGGTCGAGAGGATCATCGACACACACTTCGGCCCCGCCTACCGCGAAGAGGTGCGCATCCAGAAGGATACGCTCTCCGCCGCCGTATTCCTGAGCCTTATCATCGGCTATGGCCTCTGCATCAGAATAATTTTCTTTAAGTAA
- a CDS encoding SpoIVB peptidase S55 domain-containing protein: protein MKKIITAITAAAVLAALIAGAAAAAGKFVPSDPVLPLSKIKPGMTGYARTVLSGTEITPFKVTILGIVPKKTSPKNLILIRVEDKYVRENGGIASGMSGSPVYVDGKLIGAIGYGWSFADNNLGLVTPIEEMSKAMDWPEKLPWFDIPEVAAEQPASADKKAAETSGDKTVSEDKKPLSGDAEALSADGVEVVSGEKLEKKMMPLTVDGISGRYAKRLEDKLGLRVVQLGSSAEGASPVNLKWEPKPGAAMGAALAWGDFVAGGIGTLTAVSKDGRFVAFAHPMFNRGSVSYAMMDASILKIIPSMESSFKLGYLGKITGLVTQDRPEAIGGTLGQLAAASSYTVNFRDVETNKSETKRFQTVADPYLGPEIGTTGLLGIIDSLWAQRGSGTALISYSVSGGNLSPAWTRRNIFYSDKDVVKSLQKEIEAMGKVMSLNPFREISPYGVQLDVEMTKTPRIVFIEKIEIADEKSFYKPGDKVKVDVTFRPWRKAPLVKSFELTVPEDAISFCEITVRGGGIEEPTQEPLLTGTRAITTFNELLSELKAKETNNQIIVEIDGPERDALKKKKAKTTTAKEKEKIAGSSAVKGGGAEAKKPEPGRGPQPPKKGDKESFTPGDLLEDRFVSEIKAERIKEGAMVIADTNYYIEGVLRKFIKIKSGLPMDMISDDELAEIIASKTAENTDGDEAEDDTPPEEDGGEEDSFSILMPKGR from the coding sequence ATGAAAAAAATCATAACAGCCATAACAGCGGCCGCCGTTCTCGCCGCCCTCATCGCGGGAGCGGCCGCCGCTGCGGGCAAATTTGTACCCAGCGACCCGGTGCTGCCCCTTTCGAAGATAAAGCCCGGAATGACGGGTTACGCGCGGACGGTGCTCTCTGGTACGGAGATAACGCCCTTCAAAGTTACGATACTGGGAATCGTTCCCAAAAAGACGAGCCCCAAAAACCTCATCCTCATCCGTGTAGAGGATAAATATGTGCGTGAAAACGGCGGTATCGCCTCTGGCATGAGCGGCTCCCCAGTCTACGTGGACGGCAAACTGATAGGTGCGATCGGCTACGGCTGGTCATTCGCCGACAATAATCTTGGCCTTGTCACTCCGATAGAAGAGATGTCTAAAGCTATGGATTGGCCCGAAAAACTGCCCTGGTTCGATATTCCCGAAGTAGCGGCGGAGCAGCCGGCGAGCGCCGATAAAAAGGCCGCAGAGACATCCGGAGATAAGACGGTGTCCGAGGATAAAAAACCGCTGTCAGGCGATGCGGAGGCGCTCTCCGCCGACGGCGTCGAGGTAGTGTCGGGCGAAAAACTTGAAAAAAAGATGATGCCGCTGACTGTGGACGGCATCAGCGGCCGCTACGCGAAACGCCTCGAAGATAAGCTGGGGCTCCGCGTCGTTCAGCTTGGCTCTTCCGCCGAGGGCGCCAGCCCGGTAAACCTCAAATGGGAGCCCAAGCCCGGCGCGGCGATGGGAGCGGCGCTTGCCTGGGGCGACTTCGTGGCCGGCGGTATCGGAACGCTGACCGCGGTTTCCAAAGACGGACGTTTCGTCGCCTTCGCCCACCCGATGTTCAATCGCGGCAGCGTCTCCTACGCGATGATGGATGCCAGCATCTTAAAGATAATCCCCAGCATGGAGAGCTCCTTCAAACTTGGCTATCTGGGCAAGATCACCGGTCTTGTGACGCAGGACCGCCCGGAGGCGATCGGCGGTACCCTCGGTCAGCTTGCCGCCGCCTCAAGCTACACGGTAAACTTCCGCGACGTCGAGACCAACAAGAGCGAGACAAAACGTTTCCAGACCGTCGCCGATCCCTATCTCGGACCGGAGATCGGCACGACCGGTCTCTTGGGGATAATCGACAGCCTCTGGGCCCAGCGTGGCTCGGGTACGGCGCTGATATCCTATTCAGTCTCCGGCGGTAATCTTTCGCCAGCCTGGACGCGCCGCAACATCTTCTACTCCGATAAAGACGTCGTCAAATCCCTCCAGAAGGAGATCGAGGCGATGGGCAAGGTGATGTCGCTGAACCCCTTCCGAGAGATCAGCCCCTACGGCGTACAGCTCGACGTCGAGATGACCAAGACCCCGCGGATCGTCTTTATCGAAAAGATCGAGATTGCCGACGAGAAGTCCTTTTACAAGCCCGGCGACAAGGTAAAGGTGGACGTCACATTCCGCCCTTGGAGAAAGGCGCCTCTTGTAAAGAGCTTTGAGCTGACCGTGCCCGAGGACGCGATCTCCTTCTGTGAGATAACCGTACGCGGCGGCGGTATTGAGGAACCGACACAGGAGCCGCTGCTGACCGGTACGCGCGCGATAACGACCTTCAATGAGCTGCTGAGCGAACTCAAGGCCAAAGAGACGAACAACCAGATAATCGTTGAGATCGACGGCCCCGAAAGAGACGCGCTGAAAAAGAAAAAGGCCAAGACCACGACTGCCAAGGAGAAGGAAAAGATTGCCGGATCCTCCGCCGTCAAGGGCGGCGGCGCGGAGGCAAAAAAGCCGGAACCTGGACGCGGCCCGCAGCCGCCAAAGAAGGGCGACAAAGAATCGTTTACCCCAGGAGACCTCCTTGAAGACCGCTTTGTAAGCGAGATCAAGGCGGAGCGTATAAAAGAGGGTGCGATGGTGATCGCCGATACAAATTATTACATCGAGGGCGTGCTGCGCAAATTCATTAAAATAAAGAGCGGCCTGCCGATGGATATGATCAGCGACGACGAGCTGGCGGAGATCATCGCCTCAAAGACGGCGGAAAACACCGACGGCGATGAGGCGGAAGATGATACGCCGCCGGAGGAGGACGGCGGAGAAGAAGACAGCTTCTCTATACTGATGCCGAAAGGCCGCTGA